In the Pelagicoccus albus genome, GGGGCGGCGACTATTTTGAATCTAGCTCCTATTAATCAGGATTTGAAGCCGGATTTGGTGGGAATGGCAGACATTGTCACCCCTAACGAAACTGAATTTGCCTTCGTCTACCAGCTGCTCACCGGAAAGTCGCTTCCGAGCGATTACTTCGAAACTTCGGATGAAGAACTGCACTTCTTGTGCCGCGAGTTAAATGTACCCGTGGTAGTCATCACTCTCGGGAAGATGGGGTCGTTTATTTCCGTGGATCCAGATAAACTGCCTCAAGCGTTGAGCTTAGCAGGAAGCCCCTATCAGCGTTTCAGTTGCATCGAAGCAGACGCTATAGACACTTCAGGGGCCGGAGACGCCTTCAATGGGGGACTCGCTGCCGGACTTGTTCGCTTTGGCGGCGACTTAGTTCAAGCGATGAAATTCGCTTCGGTGGTTGCGGGACTGTCTGTTGAAAAAAGGGGAACTGCACCTGCGATGCCTACTTTAGCTGAAGTGGAGGCCCGGCAAGCTCTCTAACCTTTTGGTTAATCCAATTCTCGGATACGGAAATCCTTGATGACGAAGTCTGACTCTTCGGCTTGGATTGTGATGTAACCAGAATTTGTAGACGCGTTTTTTCCTTCGTTGATCAAGTGATCGTTGAGGTAGAC is a window encoding:
- a CDS encoding ribokinase, whose product is MSKIVVVGSFVQDLAFLTPQFPTVGETRIGTFFPGPGGKGFNQAVAAARLQPGTEFIGAVGNDVFSETARSFAKSVGLTNLLEVVEGESCGAASILVDENGDNQIVVSLGANSVLSSDWIKGNLASFQSSSVVLCQLEANLSAIQTALALGRESGAATILNLAPINQDLKPDLVGMADIVTPNETEFAFVYQLLTGKSLPSDYFETSDEELHFLCRELNVPVVVITLGKMGSFISVDPDKLPQALSLAGSPYQRFSCIEADAIDTSGAGDAFNGGLAAGLVRFGGDLVQAMKFASVVAGLSVEKRGTAPAMPTLAEVEARQAL